From the Amycolatopsis thermoflava N1165 genome, one window contains:
- a CDS encoding phosphotriesterase, translating into MATVQTVTGALDTGDLGRVLMHEHVFVINHEYAVNYPETWDDEQRIADAVAKLVALKEAGIDTIVDLTVLGLGRDIRRVRAVAERSPVRIIAATGFYTFAELPNYLKFRGPGRLIGGDEPMTGMFVRDITEGIAGTGIRAGILKCATDVPGVTPDVERVLRSVARAHLETGVPISTHTDVSTQRGLDQQKIFAEEGVDLGAVIVGHSGDSDDLDYLQRLLDNGSYLGMDRFGLDTKLAFDKRVATVAALAERGYASRMVLSHDASCHSHNFPDDFRTKHLPDWRFTHITEDVVPALLGAGVSQRDIDVMLIDNPREIFS; encoded by the coding sequence ATGGCCACCGTCCAGACCGTGACCGGCGCGCTCGACACCGGCGACCTCGGACGCGTGCTCATGCACGAGCACGTGTTCGTCATCAACCACGAGTACGCGGTCAACTACCCCGAGACCTGGGACGACGAACAGCGCATCGCCGACGCGGTCGCCAAGCTCGTCGCGTTGAAGGAAGCCGGGATCGACACCATCGTCGACCTCACCGTGCTGGGCCTGGGCCGGGACATCCGGCGCGTGCGCGCGGTGGCCGAACGGTCACCGGTGCGGATCATCGCCGCCACCGGGTTCTACACGTTCGCCGAACTGCCCAACTACCTCAAGTTCCGCGGCCCGGGACGGCTGATCGGCGGTGACGAGCCGATGACCGGCATGTTCGTCCGCGACATCACCGAGGGCATCGCGGGCACCGGCATCCGCGCCGGGATCCTCAAGTGCGCCACCGACGTTCCCGGTGTGACGCCCGATGTCGAGCGGGTGCTGCGCTCGGTCGCCCGTGCGCACCTGGAGACCGGGGTGCCGATCTCCACGCACACCGACGTGTCCACGCAGCGCGGCCTCGACCAGCAGAAGATCTTCGCCGAGGAGGGTGTCGACCTGGGCGCGGTGATCGTCGGGCACAGCGGCGACTCCGACGACCTGGACTACCTGCAACGGTTGCTGGACAACGGTTCCTACCTCGGGATGGACCGGTTCGGCCTGGACACCAAGCTGGCCTTCGACAAGCGCGTCGCGACCGTCGCCGCCCTGGCCGAGCGCGGGTACGCCTCCCGCATGGTGCTCTCGCACGACGCGTCCTGCCACAGCCACAACTTCCCGGACGACTTCCGCACCAAGCACCTGCCGGACTGGCGGTTCACCCACATCACCGAGGACGTGGTGCCCGCGCTGCTGGGGGCCGGGGTGTCGCAACGCGACATCGACGTGATGCTGATCGACAACCCGCGGGAGATATTCTCGTGA
- a CDS encoding 3,4-dihydroxy-2-butanone-4-phosphate synthase, which produces MTVLQESTTDTAIGALRAGRPVVLLDDLGPHPERELVFAARSATTALVAGVVRCTSGFLVVTLPEPEADRLRLAAQSPADRGAPAYGVSVDAEGVGTGISAADRARTISLLGTPGTAPDVFTRPGHVITYRAHPDGVLGRATGREAAFDLVRLAGAGFAVAGAALTSDEPLPGLPVVTASGVLAHRLSH; this is translated from the coding sequence GTGACCGTCCTGCAGGAGTCCACAACGGACACCGCGATCGGCGCGCTGCGCGCGGGGCGGCCGGTCGTGCTGCTCGACGACCTGGGGCCGCACCCGGAACGCGAGCTCGTGTTCGCCGCGCGGTCCGCGACCACCGCGCTGGTGGCGGGCGTGGTCCGGTGCACGTCGGGCTTCCTGGTCGTCACGCTGCCGGAACCGGAAGCCGACCGGCTGCGGCTCGCCGCCCAGTCCCCCGCCGACCGCGGCGCGCCGGCCTACGGCGTGTCCGTGGACGCCGAGGGCGTCGGCACCGGCATTTCCGCCGCCGACCGCGCCCGCACCATCTCGCTGCTGGGCACGCCCGGCACCGCGCCGGACGTCTTCACCCGGCCCGGGCACGTGATCACCTACCGCGCGCACCCCGACGGCGTGCTCGGCCGCGCCACGGGCCGGGAAGCGGCCTTCGACCTGGTCCGGCTCGCCGGTGCCGGGTTCGCCGTCGCCGGCGCCGCCCTCACCTCCGACGAGCCGCTGCCCGGGTTGCCGGTGGTCACCGCGTCCGGCGTGCTCGCCCACCGCCTCTCCCACTGA
- a CDS encoding IS5 family transposase (programmed frameshift), which produces MIEKLVPDSLWQRVEPLLPPRPVRRSRYPGRLPVDDRAALAGIVFVLKTGISWRELPREVFGCSGVTCWRRLRAWTEAGVFDAVHKLLLDQLRALDRLDLDVAVVDGSHVRALKGGKPTGPSPVDRARLGSKHHVITDGNGIPLVVSVTGGNRHDSTQLIPLVEALPVIRGKRGRPRQRPRWLYGDRGYDYDHHRKTLRDKGIVPRIARKNTAHGSGLGKIRWVVERMFAWLHQFKRLRIRWERRADIHLGLMHLACVLICYRKLPTSL; this is translated from the exons GTGATTGAGAAGTTGGTTCCCGACAGTCTGTGGCAGCGGGTGGAGCCGTTGCTGCCGCCGAGGCCTGTGCGGCGGAGTCGGTATCCGGGTCGGTTGCCGGTGGATGACCGGGCGGCGTTGGCGGGGATCGTGTTCGTGCTCAAGACCGGGATCTCGTGGCGGGAGCTGCCGCGTGAGGTGTTCGGCTGCTCCGGGGTGACCTGTTGGCGTCGGTTGCGGGCCTGGACCGAGGCCGGGGTGTTCGACGCGGTGCACAAGCTCTTGCTTGACCAGCTGCGAGCGCTGGATCGGCTCGATCTGGATGTGGCGGTGGTGGATGGGTCGCATGTACGGGCGTTGAAAGGGGGGAAGC CGACGGGCCCCTCGCCCGTCGATCGGGCTCGGCTCGGTTCCAAGCACCATGTGATCACCGACGGCAACGGTATTCCGCTCGTGGTGTCTGTTACTGGTGGCAACCGGCACGACAGCACGCAGCTCATACCGCTGGTCGAGGCGCTTCCAGTGATCCGCGGGAAACGCGGCCGGCCTCGTCAGCGCCCGCGCTGGCTCTACGGCGACCGCGGCTATGACTACGACCATCACCGCAAGACCCTGCGAGACAAGGGCATCGTCCCGCGAATCGCTCGCAAGAACACCGCTCACGGCTCCGGTCTCGGCAAGATCAGATGGGTAGTTGAGCGGATGTTCGCCTGGCTGCACCAGTTCAAGCGTTTACGGATCCGCTGGGAACGCCGAGCCGACATCCACCTTGGCCTCATGCACCTGGCCTGCGTCCTCATCTGCTACCGCAAGCTGCCGACTTCATTATGA
- a CDS encoding enoyl-CoA hydratase/isomerase family protein translates to MSVVRTERNGKIAEVVLNRPDKLNAFNDELFTTYEEALAELGADDSVSVIIVRGEGRAFSVGWDVSKPPSGNGYAHRTAHEDWLRLRGHIRAFSAVFDVPKPVVAAVHGYCMGGATLIPACADLAVVGDDTKIAWPVLPIGGGMLGPMAMYAIGPKKAKELSYTAGSHMMGPEAARRGWANYSVPETAVLDKAREVATEIAKTPLDMLEIKKRAANDVLVRQGFRETLDNCAGWDALIHTSAGNRWMSGQLSEMGISAARAWYAEGGSLTR, encoded by the coding sequence ATGAGCGTCGTCCGCACCGAGCGGAACGGGAAGATCGCCGAGGTGGTCCTGAACCGCCCGGACAAGCTCAACGCGTTCAACGACGAGCTGTTCACCACCTACGAGGAGGCGCTGGCCGAGCTGGGCGCCGACGACAGCGTGTCGGTGATCATCGTGCGTGGTGAGGGCCGCGCGTTCAGCGTCGGCTGGGACGTGAGCAAACCGCCGTCCGGCAACGGGTATGCCCACCGCACCGCGCACGAAGACTGGCTGCGCCTGCGCGGGCACATCCGGGCGTTCTCGGCGGTGTTCGACGTGCCCAAGCCGGTGGTCGCGGCCGTGCACGGCTACTGCATGGGCGGCGCGACACTGATCCCGGCGTGCGCCGACCTCGCCGTCGTCGGCGACGACACCAAGATCGCGTGGCCGGTCCTGCCGATCGGCGGCGGGATGCTCGGGCCGATGGCGATGTACGCGATCGGCCCGAAGAAGGCGAAGGAACTGTCCTACACCGCGGGCAGCCACATGATGGGCCCGGAGGCGGCCCGCCGCGGCTGGGCCAACTACTCGGTGCCCGAGACCGCGGTGCTGGACAAGGCACGCGAGGTCGCGACCGAGATCGCCAAGACCCCGTTGGACATGCTGGAGATCAAGAAGCGCGCGGCGAACGACGTCCTGGTCCGCCAGGGCTTCCGCGAAACGCTGGACAACTGCGCGGGCTGGGACGCGCTCATCCACACCTCCGCGGGCAACCGCTGGATGTCCGGGCAGCTGTCCGAGATGGGCATCTCCGCCGCCCGTGCCTGGTACGCCGAGGGCGGCTCGCTCACCCGCTGA
- a CDS encoding acetate--CoA ligase family protein, translating into MSLVAVVGASPRNFWTTCAIHNLRTLDPALEVVPVTPNHQTIAGLPTVPDVSALPETPRAAVIAIRREASVEAVRQLTAAGTRDIVLVTDGFGERDDTGRALQAELVDIVAGTGTRLWGPNCVGFADFAEKVCAVAEPAWLDAKPGPVSIVSQSGALLSAFLAAATEENLGVDFCASTGNGAVLGVPQALNLALRRDTTRVVCVYLEGVSEQQLPVFLDAFEYARQAGKQIIVLKSGVSERGARAVMSHTASISGTDSVFSELLREHGVLRADGADELVRLATLCLLGVKAGRPRAVSVLGGSGGAAALCSDLADRHGVNLTVFADSTVAKIRELAGPGSFIDNPLDVIGVKRREGDDSINGTVFKDPNTGLVLLPWSVQFPSATEHESVHTWNWGDLSRLSAENEMPLIINSMAPVPDTEFVRAYGEAHPHVAVLHNLRLTFSALGKLFPAQPAPATHAVAAEARVLSEADSRDLVAAAGLPVVRGVRAGRGEDIAALAADLRPPFAVKVIAPVSHKSRIGGVALGVAQAADLPACAKEIESNVVAAGLSPEDVEGFLVEEMVFGREVLVGLNTDPVLGRYVVVGLGGTATELANRALTRRLPLRPGDAEHLLAEVGVTGHDAAVSALAGLCEAFDGGSLGGYQTVEINPLIVTPTECWAADAVVTEF; encoded by the coding sequence ATGTCCCTGGTAGCCGTCGTCGGCGCCTCGCCCCGCAACTTCTGGACCACCTGCGCCATCCACAACCTGCGCACGCTCGACCCCGCGCTCGAGGTCGTGCCGGTGACGCCCAACCACCAAACCATCGCCGGGCTGCCGACCGTTCCGGACGTGTCCGCGCTTCCGGAAACGCCCCGCGCCGCCGTCATCGCGATCCGCCGGGAAGCCTCGGTGGAAGCCGTCCGTCAGCTGACCGCCGCGGGAACCCGGGACATCGTGCTGGTGACCGACGGTTTCGGGGAGCGCGACGACACCGGCCGGGCGTTGCAGGCCGAGCTGGTGGACATCGTCGCCGGCACCGGAACCCGGCTGTGGGGGCCGAACTGCGTCGGTTTCGCGGACTTCGCCGAGAAGGTGTGCGCGGTCGCGGAACCTGCCTGGCTGGACGCCAAACCCGGGCCGGTGTCGATCGTGTCGCAGAGCGGCGCGCTGCTGTCTGCGTTCCTCGCCGCGGCGACCGAGGAGAACCTCGGCGTCGACTTCTGCGCCTCGACCGGCAACGGCGCCGTGCTGGGCGTGCCGCAGGCGCTGAACCTGGCGCTGCGCCGGGACACCACGCGCGTGGTCTGCGTGTACCTGGAGGGCGTTTCGGAGCAGCAGCTGCCCGTGTTCCTCGACGCCTTCGAGTACGCGCGGCAGGCAGGCAAGCAGATCATCGTCCTGAAGTCCGGGGTGTCCGAACGCGGAGCGCGTGCGGTCATGTCGCACACCGCGAGTATCTCGGGCACCGACTCGGTGTTCTCCGAGCTGCTGCGTGAGCACGGGGTCCTGCGGGCGGATGGCGCCGACGAGCTGGTGCGGCTGGCCACGTTGTGCCTGCTCGGAGTGAAGGCGGGCCGGCCGCGGGCGGTGTCGGTGCTCGGCGGCTCCGGTGGCGCGGCGGCGTTGTGCAGCGACCTGGCCGACCGGCACGGGGTCAACCTGACGGTGTTCGCCGATTCGACGGTGGCGAAGATCCGGGAGCTGGCCGGGCCGGGGTCGTTCATCGACAACCCGCTCGACGTGATCGGGGTGAAGCGCCGCGAGGGCGACGACAGCATCAACGGGACCGTGTTCAAGGACCCGAACACCGGCCTGGTCCTGCTGCCGTGGAGCGTCCAGTTCCCGTCGGCGACCGAGCACGAATCGGTGCACACGTGGAACTGGGGTGATCTCTCCCGGCTGTCCGCGGAGAACGAGATGCCGCTGATCATCAACTCGATGGCGCCGGTGCCGGACACGGAGTTCGTGCGCGCGTACGGGGAGGCGCACCCGCACGTCGCGGTGCTGCACAACCTGCGGCTCACGTTCTCCGCGCTGGGCAAGCTGTTCCCCGCCCAGCCGGCGCCGGCCACGCACGCGGTCGCGGCGGAGGCACGGGTGCTGAGCGAGGCCGACTCGCGTGACCTGGTCGCCGCGGCCGGACTGCCCGTGGTGCGCGGGGTCCGGGCCGGCCGGGGCGAGGACATCGCGGCGCTGGCCGCGGACCTGCGGCCGCCGTTCGCGGTGAAGGTGATCGCGCCGGTCAGCCACAAGTCGCGGATCGGCGGCGTCGCCCTGGGCGTCGCGCAGGCCGCCGACCTGCCCGCCTGCGCGAAGGAGATCGAGTCCAACGTGGTCGCCGCCGGGTTGTCGCCGGAGGACGTCGAGGGCTTCCTGGTCGAGGAGATGGTGTTCGGGCGGGAGGTCCTGGTCGGGTTGAACACCGATCCGGTGCTGGGCCGGTACGTCGTGGTCGGGCTCGGCGGCACGGCGACCGAGCTGGCCAACCGGGCGCTGACCCGGCGGCTGCCACTGCGGCCGGGCGACGCCGAGCACCTTCTCGCCGAGGTGGGGGTGACCGGGCACGACGCCGCCGTGTCGGCGCTGGCCGGGCTGTGCGAGGCGTTCGACGGCGGCAGCCTGGGCGGCTACCAGACGGTCGAGATCAACCCGCTGATCGTGACGCCGACCGAGTGCTGGGCGGCCGACGCCGTCGTGACGGAGTTCTGA
- a CDS encoding NAD-dependent succinate-semialdehyde dehydrogenase — protein sequence MRCYVDGEWISADSGDTLEVLDPATGELVGTVPALGAKETRRAIEAAAAALPSWRSLTAADRAAVMMRLHGLMRSRTDELARLLTREQGKPLAEARAEILSGADFLEFYAEEAKRITGDVIPADRAGRRLVVIRQPVGVVAAITPWNFPSSMILRKIAPALAAGCTVVVKPAELTPLSALALGGLAEEAGVPAGVLNIVTGEPSVIGRELLESPVVRKLSFTGSTEVGRHLTRGSADTLKRVSMELGGNAPFLVFDDADLDLAVRGAVAAKFRNAGQTCISANRIYVQDRVHDEFVRRLADAASSLRLGHGLDPATDVGPLISSAAVTKAEGLLAGAVAAGARVVTGGRSPGGRFFEPTVLTGVREDLALGCEEIFGPVAPVYSFTDEDSVVARANATEFGLAAYVYTEDYRRAWRVGEALEYGMVGVNDSAIATAAAPFGGIKASGSGREGSRYGIEDYTELKYLCLGGLGS from the coding sequence ATGCGCTGCTACGTCGACGGGGAGTGGATCTCCGCGGACTCGGGCGACACGCTCGAAGTCCTGGATCCGGCCACCGGCGAACTGGTCGGCACCGTGCCCGCGCTGGGTGCGAAGGAGACCCGGCGGGCCATCGAGGCGGCCGCGGCCGCGTTGCCGTCGTGGCGGTCGCTGACGGCCGCGGACCGGGCTGCGGTGATGATGCGCCTGCACGGGCTCATGCGGTCCCGGACCGACGAGCTGGCCCGGCTGCTCACCCGTGAGCAGGGCAAACCGCTGGCCGAGGCCCGTGCGGAGATCCTGTCCGGGGCGGATTTCCTCGAGTTCTACGCCGAAGAGGCCAAGCGGATCACCGGGGACGTGATCCCGGCCGACCGGGCGGGCCGCCGGCTCGTGGTGATCCGGCAGCCGGTCGGGGTGGTCGCCGCGATCACGCCGTGGAACTTCCCCAGCTCGATGATCCTGCGCAAGATCGCTCCCGCGCTGGCGGCGGGCTGCACGGTGGTCGTGAAACCCGCCGAGCTGACTCCCCTGTCCGCGCTGGCGCTGGGCGGGCTGGCCGAGGAGGCCGGCGTGCCCGCGGGGGTGCTGAACATCGTGACCGGCGAGCCCTCGGTGATCGGCCGTGAGCTGCTGGAGAGCCCGGTGGTGCGCAAGCTGTCGTTCACCGGGTCGACCGAGGTCGGCAGGCACCTGACGCGGGGCAGCGCGGACACGCTGAAACGGGTGTCGATGGAGCTGGGCGGCAACGCGCCGTTCCTGGTGTTCGACGACGCCGACCTGGACCTCGCGGTGCGGGGCGCGGTCGCGGCGAAGTTCCGCAACGCCGGGCAGACGTGCATCTCGGCCAACCGGATCTACGTGCAGGACCGGGTGCACGACGAGTTCGTGCGCCGCCTCGCCGACGCCGCGTCGTCGCTGCGGCTCGGGCACGGCCTGGACCCGGCGACGGACGTCGGGCCGCTGATCTCGTCGGCGGCGGTGACCAAAGCGGAGGGGCTGCTCGCCGGAGCGGTGGCCGCCGGAGCACGCGTGGTGACCGGCGGCCGCTCCCCCGGCGGGCGGTTCTTCGAGCCGACGGTGCTGACCGGCGTCCGGGAGGACCTGGCGCTCGGGTGCGAGGAGATCTTCGGGCCGGTCGCGCCGGTGTACTCGTTCACCGACGAGGATTCGGTGGTCGCGCGCGCCAACGCCACGGAGTTCGGCCTGGCGGCGTATGTGTACACAGAGGACTACCGGCGGGCCTGGCGGGTCGGCGAAGCCCTCGAATACGGCATGGTGGGCGTGAACGACAGCGCGATCGCGACCGCGGCCGCTCCGTTCGGCGGGATCAAGGCGTCCGGGTCCGGCCGGGAGGGCTCGCGGTACGGGATCGAGGACTACACCGAGCTGAAGTACCTCTGTCTGGGCGGACTGGGTTCCTGA
- a CDS encoding SDR family NAD(P)-dependent oxidoreductase: MNRVAGKVCVVTGAARGLGAAIARLLTENGASVTGFDVTGEQSVDIRDETQVAQAMRSVVEEHGRIDVLVNNAGIAGPRKPSHEVTVEEFDNAFAVNVRGTWLCTKHAVPHMPDGGSIVNMSSMYGLVGNSMLPVYHATKGAVRLMTKADAATYAPRGIRVNSVHPGSIETGSAGSIRQDEAAREYNARTLASIPLGRRGEPLDVAYGVLYLASDESRYTTGAELVIDGGFTAV, from the coding sequence GTGAACCGGGTCGCGGGCAAGGTCTGCGTGGTCACCGGCGCGGCCCGCGGCCTCGGCGCCGCGATCGCGCGGCTGCTGACCGAGAACGGCGCGAGCGTCACCGGGTTCGACGTGACCGGTGAGCAGAGTGTGGACATCCGCGACGAAACCCAGGTGGCCCAGGCCATGCGAAGCGTCGTCGAGGAGCATGGGCGCATCGACGTCCTGGTCAACAACGCCGGCATCGCCGGGCCGCGCAAGCCGTCACACGAGGTGACCGTCGAGGAGTTCGACAACGCCTTCGCGGTCAACGTCCGCGGCACCTGGCTGTGCACCAAACACGCGGTCCCGCACATGCCGGACGGCGGCAGCATCGTCAACATGTCGTCGATGTACGGCCTGGTCGGCAACTCGATGCTGCCGGTCTACCACGCCACCAAGGGCGCGGTGCGGCTGATGACCAAGGCGGACGCCGCCACCTACGCCCCGCGTGGGATCCGCGTCAACTCCGTCCACCCGGGATCGATCGAAACCGGTTCGGCCGGTTCGATCCGCCAGGACGAGGCCGCGCGGGAGTACAACGCCCGCACGCTCGCGAGCATCCCGCTGGGCAGGCGTGGTGAGCCGCTGGACGTCGCGTACGGGGTGCTGTACCTGGCGTCGGACGAGTCGCGGTACACCACCGGCGCCGAACTGGTCATCGACGGTGGCTTCACGGCCGTGTGA
- a CDS encoding SDR family NAD(P)-dependent oxidoreductase, with the protein MTGKRVALVTGAASGIGASIARQFVDEGVRVAALDRAGTAPPGTLQITCDVTSDEQVAAAVEQTVHEHGRIDIVVNAAGVLARAGIRDTTWETWHNVLDVNLSGTFRVVRAALPHLTTGSDKRIVNIGSGAADRGYAYPAYTASKGGVVALTKELAAELAPRGVTVNVVNPGFVRTAINDDAWSDDEARARWETTIPLGRMGRPEEVAAVVCFLASPQASYLTGQVIRVDGGGSAISARPA; encoded by the coding sequence ATGACTGGGAAAAGGGTCGCTCTCGTGACGGGCGCCGCTTCGGGGATCGGCGCTTCCATCGCGCGGCAGTTCGTCGACGAGGGCGTTCGGGTCGCGGCACTCGACCGCGCCGGCACCGCCCCGCCCGGCACTCTCCAGATCACCTGTGACGTCACCAGCGACGAGCAGGTCGCGGCCGCGGTGGAGCAGACCGTGCACGAGCACGGCCGGATCGACATCGTGGTCAACGCCGCCGGTGTGCTCGCCCGCGCGGGAATCCGGGACACCACCTGGGAAACGTGGCACAACGTCCTGGACGTCAACCTGTCCGGCACCTTCCGCGTCGTGCGCGCCGCCCTGCCCCACCTGACGACCGGGTCGGACAAGCGGATCGTCAACATCGGCTCCGGCGCCGCCGACCGCGGCTACGCCTACCCTGCCTACACCGCGTCCAAGGGCGGCGTTGTCGCGCTCACCAAGGAACTCGCCGCCGAGCTCGCGCCGCGCGGGGTCACGGTCAACGTCGTCAACCCCGGTTTCGTCCGCACAGCCATCAACGACGACGCCTGGTCCGACGACGAAGCGAGGGCGCGCTGGGAGACGACCATCCCGTTGGGACGGATGGGACGGCCGGAGGAGGTCGCCGCGGTGGTCTGCTTCCTGGCCTCGCCCCAGGCGAGTTACCTGACGGGACAGGTGATCCGCGTCGACGGCGGCGGCTCGGCGATCTCGGCGAGGCCCGCGTGA
- a CDS encoding nuclear transport factor 2 family protein, protein MIDELVARAEITDVLCRYAHAIDRGDRALARTCYHPDATDDHGRFSGTVDELFAFFESYGASLAGTWHFLGTPTIVVDGDRAEAETYCLYRKDPLEGEPLFQGLRYHDVFSRREDHWRIARRTVILDWEHTSPEPPAAPSPPTWKRGARGDADPAASLTRLLR, encoded by the coding sequence GTGATCGACGAACTCGTTGCCAGAGCGGAAATCACGGACGTGCTGTGCCGGTACGCGCACGCCATCGACCGCGGGGACCGCGCGCTGGCGCGGACGTGCTACCACCCCGACGCGACGGACGACCACGGCCGGTTCAGCGGGACCGTGGACGAGTTGTTCGCGTTCTTCGAGTCGTACGGCGCGAGCCTGGCCGGCACGTGGCACTTCCTCGGCACGCCGACGATCGTGGTGGACGGCGACCGAGCGGAGGCGGAGACGTACTGCCTGTACCGCAAGGACCCGCTCGAGGGCGAGCCGCTGTTCCAGGGGCTGCGGTACCACGACGTGTTCTCCCGCCGCGAGGACCACTGGCGAATCGCGCGGCGGACGGTGATCCTGGACTGGGAGCACACGTCACCAGAGCCACCCGCCGCGCCAAGCCCACCCACCTGGAAGCGCGGCGCGCGGGGCGACGCCGACCCGGCCGCCTCCCTCACCCGGCTGTTGCGCTGA
- the lexA gene encoding transcriptional repressor LexA has product MTSYDDLFEHLDVASLPERQQRILVAIRDWVNRYGYAPNTREIGEAVGLRSSSSVSKHLAALEEKGFLRRSATMSRPIDVRAFLSGSSSRTDSDDSVPVPVVGDIAAGTPISAIEQLDDTLTLPRELTGRGTVFGLRVRGDSMIDAAICDGDIVVVRQQSEAHSGQIVAAMIDEEATVKVYRRRNGHVYLEPRNPAYEVIDGDRAVILGAVVSVLRSV; this is encoded by the coding sequence GTGACCTCCTACGACGATCTTTTCGAGCACCTGGACGTGGCGTCACTGCCCGAGCGGCAGCAGCGGATCCTGGTCGCGATCCGCGATTGGGTGAACCGGTACGGGTACGCGCCGAACACGCGGGAGATCGGGGAGGCGGTCGGGCTGCGGTCCTCGTCGTCGGTGTCGAAGCACCTGGCGGCCTTGGAGGAGAAGGGTTTCCTGCGCCGCAGCGCGACGATGTCCCGGCCGATCGACGTGCGGGCGTTCCTGTCCGGTTCGTCGTCGCGGACGGATTCGGACGATTCGGTGCCGGTGCCCGTGGTGGGCGACATCGCGGCGGGCACGCCGATCTCGGCGATCGAGCAGCTGGACGACACGCTGACCCTGCCGAGGGAACTGACCGGACGCGGCACGGTGTTCGGCCTGCGGGTCCGCGGCGACTCGATGATCGACGCCGCGATCTGCGACGGCGACATCGTGGTCGTGCGGCAGCAGTCGGAGGCCCACTCGGGCCAAATCGTCGCGGCGATGATCGACGAAGAGGCGACGGTGAAGGTCTACCGGCGCCGCAACGGACACGTGTACCTGGAGCCGCGAAACCCAGCGTACGAAGTAATCGACGGCGACCGGGCCGTGATCCTGGGCGCCGTGGTGTCGGTGCTGCGGAGCGTTTGA
- a CDS encoding trans-aconitate 2-methyltransferase — MWDPAKYLDYADLRGRPFYDLIGRIAAAEPRRVVDLGCGPGNLTVSLASRWPGAKLEALDSSPEMVEAARAAGVDARVADVREWSPEPDTDVVVTNAVLQWVPEHRALLRRWVGELPSGAWFAMQVPGNMDSPSHTLVREVAARPEWSARLGGLRGVEAVDSPVEYAELFADAGCSVDAWETTYVQRLSGPDAVLEWITGTALRPVRAALDDEGWQRFRAELAPLLNEAYPPRADGTTWFPFRRVFAVARV, encoded by the coding sequence GTGTGGGATCCTGCGAAGTACCTCGACTACGCGGACCTGCGGGGACGCCCGTTCTACGACCTGATCGGCCGGATCGCCGCGGCTGAACCACGGCGGGTCGTGGACCTGGGCTGCGGGCCCGGGAACCTGACGGTGTCGCTCGCTTCGCGCTGGCCGGGGGCGAAGCTGGAGGCGCTGGACAGCTCGCCGGAGATGGTCGAGGCGGCGCGCGCGGCGGGTGTCGACGCGCGGGTGGCCGACGTGCGCGAGTGGTCGCCGGAGCCGGACACGGACGTGGTGGTCACCAACGCGGTGTTGCAGTGGGTGCCGGAGCATCGTGCGTTGCTGCGGCGCTGGGTGGGGGAGCTGCCGTCGGGCGCGTGGTTCGCGATGCAGGTGCCGGGGAACATGGACTCGCCGTCGCACACGCTGGTGCGGGAGGTGGCGGCCCGGCCGGAGTGGTCGGCGCGGCTGGGCGGGCTGCGGGGCGTCGAAGCGGTCGACTCGCCGGTGGAGTACGCGGAGTTGTTCGCCGACGCGGGGTGCTCGGTGGACGCCTGGGAGACCACGTACGTGCAGCGGCTGAGCGGGCCGGACGCGGTGCTGGAGTGGATCACCGGGACCGCGTTGCGGCCGGTGCGGGCGGCGCTGGACGACGAGGGGTGGCAGCGGTTCCGGGCCGAGCTGGCGCCGTTGCTGAACGAGGCCTACCCGCCGCGCGCGGACGGGACGACGTGGTTCCCGTTCCGGCGGGTGTTCGCGGTGGCGCGGGTGTGA